In Zingiber officinale cultivar Zhangliang chromosome 6A, Zo_v1.1, whole genome shotgun sequence, a single genomic region encodes these proteins:
- the LOC121997013 gene encoding OVARIAN TUMOR DOMAIN-containing deubiquitinating enzyme 2-like isoform X2 produces MTEEKNYRERVMLIYDGLHYDALAMSPYDGAPEGFDQTIFSVRSDCSIGSVENFALNLVKDAQKSLGVFGELTYNHCMKEYCNDER; encoded by the exons ATGACAGAG GAGAAGAACTACCGTGAAAGGGTGATGCTGATATACGACGGCCTACATTATGATGCATTAGCT ATGTCTCCATATGATGGGGCGCCTGAAGGGTTTGATCAAACTATTTTTTCTGTTAGAAGTGACTGTTCCATTGGATCTGTGGAGAACTTTGCACTTAATCTGGTTAAAGATGCCCAAAA GTCCTTGGGAGTGTTTGGCGAGCTAACTTACAATCACTGCATGAAGGAGTACTGCAACGATGAGAGATGA
- the LOC121997013 gene encoding OVARIAN TUMOR DOMAIN-containing deubiquitinating enzyme 2-like isoform X1, translating into MTEEKNYRERVMLIYDGLHYDALAMSPYDGAPEGFDQTIFSVRSDCSIGSVENFALNLVKDAQKLSQVLGSVWRANLQSLHEGVLQR; encoded by the exons ATGACAGAG GAGAAGAACTACCGTGAAAGGGTGATGCTGATATACGACGGCCTACATTATGATGCATTAGCT ATGTCTCCATATGATGGGGCGCCTGAAGGGTTTGATCAAACTATTTTTTCTGTTAGAAGTGACTGTTCCATTGGATCTGTGGAGAACTTTGCACTTAATCTGGTTAAAGATGCCCAAAA ATTGTCGCAGGTCCTTGGGAGTGTTTGGCGAGCTAACTTACAATCACTGCATGAAGGAGTACTGCAACGATGA